In the genome of Vidua macroura isolate BioBank_ID:100142 chromosome 19, ASM2450914v1, whole genome shotgun sequence, one region contains:
- the NDEL1 gene encoding nuclear distribution protein nudE-like 1 isoform X2, with protein sequence MESLGSLFKVVLIMDSEEIPTFSSPKEETAYWKELSLKYKQSFQEAREELAEFQEGSRELEAELEAQLVQAEQRNRDLQADNQRLKYEVETLKEKLEHQYAQSYKQVSLLEDDLSQTRAIKDQLHKYVRELEQANDDLERAKRATIVSLEDFEQRLNQAIERNAFLESELDDKESLLVSVQRLKDEARDLRQELAVRERQQEVTRKSAPSSPTLDCEKMDSAVQASLSLPATPVGKGSENSFPSPKAIPNGFGTSPLTPSARISALNIVGDLLRKVGALESKLAACRNFAKDQASRKSYISGNVSSAVMSSNGTKYPHPGHTSFFDKGAVNGFDQGPPGLGGSRPSSAPGMLPLSV encoded by the exons ATGgagagcctgggaagcttgTTTAAG GTCGTGTTGATCATGGACAGTGAAGAAATCCCTACTTTTTCGAGTCCAAAGGAGGAAACTGCATATTGGAAAGAGCTTTCCTTGAAGTACAAGCAAAG CTTCCAGGAGGCCCGTGAAGAGCTGGCTGAGTTccaggagggaagcagggagtTAGAGGCTGAGTTGGAGGCACAGCTAGTGCAAGCTGAGCAGAGGAACAGAGATTTGCAAGCAGATAACCAAAGACTGAAATATGAAGTGGAAACATTAAAG GAGAAACTGGAGCACCAGTACGCCCAGAGTTACAAGCAGGTGTCGTTGTTGGAGGATGACCTGAGCCAGACAAGGGCCATCAAAGATCAGCTGCACAAATAtgtgagggagctggagcaggccAACGATGACCTGGAACGTGCCAAGAG GGCAACAATAGTTTCATTGGAAGACTTTGAGCAAAGGCTGAACCAAGCTATTgagagaaatgcatttttagaaaGTGAACTGGATGACAAAGAGTCATTGCTGGTCTCTGTACAGAGATTAAAGGATGAAGCAAGAG ACCTACGGCAGGAGCTGGCTgtgagggaaaggcagcaggaggtgACCCGGAAATCAGCACCCAGCTCCCCCACTCTGGACTGTGAGAAGATGGATTCAGCTGTCCAGGCCTCTCTCTCCTTGCCAGCTACACCCGTTGGAAAAGGATcagaaaatagttttccttCCCCAAAAG CTATACCAAATGGATTTGGTACCAGCCCACTCACTCCTTCAGCTCGAATATCTGCACTCAACATTGTGGGAGATCTGCTACGCAAAGTGGGG GCCTTAGAATCCAAATTAGCTGCTTGCAGGAATTTTGCAAAGGACCAGGCATCACGGAAATCCTACATTTCAGGGAATGTCAGCAGCGCCGTGATGAGCAGCAACGGCACAAAGTACCCACACCCGGGGCACACGTCCTTCTTCGACAAGGG ggcagtgaACGGCTTTGACCAGGGGCCCCCCGGCCTGGGGGGCTCCCGACCGTCCTCGGCGCCGGGAATGCTCCCCCTGAGCGTATGA
- the NDEL1 gene encoding nuclear distribution protein nudE-like 1 isoform X1: MDSEEIPTFSSPKEETAYWKELSLKYKQSFQEAREELAEFQEGSRELEAELEAQLVQAEQRNRDLQADNQRLKYEVETLKEKLEHQYAQSYKQVSLLEDDLSQTRAIKDQLHKYVRELEQANDDLERAKRATIVSLEDFEQRLNQAIERNAFLESELDDKESLLVSVQRLKDEARDLRQELAVRERQQEVTRKSAPSSPTLDCEKMDSAVQASLSLPATPVGKGSENSFPSPKAIPNGFGTSPLTPSARISALNIVGDLLRKVGALESKLAACRNFAKDQASRKSYISGNVSSAVMSSNGTKYPHPGHTSFFDKGREKVIFPTLVMGQ; the protein is encoded by the exons ATGGACAGTGAAGAAATCCCTACTTTTTCGAGTCCAAAGGAGGAAACTGCATATTGGAAAGAGCTTTCCTTGAAGTACAAGCAAAG CTTCCAGGAGGCCCGTGAAGAGCTGGCTGAGTTccaggagggaagcagggagtTAGAGGCTGAGTTGGAGGCACAGCTAGTGCAAGCTGAGCAGAGGAACAGAGATTTGCAAGCAGATAACCAAAGACTGAAATATGAAGTGGAAACATTAAAG GAGAAACTGGAGCACCAGTACGCCCAGAGTTACAAGCAGGTGTCGTTGTTGGAGGATGACCTGAGCCAGACAAGGGCCATCAAAGATCAGCTGCACAAATAtgtgagggagctggagcaggccAACGATGACCTGGAACGTGCCAAGAG GGCAACAATAGTTTCATTGGAAGACTTTGAGCAAAGGCTGAACCAAGCTATTgagagaaatgcatttttagaaaGTGAACTGGATGACAAAGAGTCATTGCTGGTCTCTGTACAGAGATTAAAGGATGAAGCAAGAG ACCTACGGCAGGAGCTGGCTgtgagggaaaggcagcaggaggtgACCCGGAAATCAGCACCCAGCTCCCCCACTCTGGACTGTGAGAAGATGGATTCAGCTGTCCAGGCCTCTCTCTCCTTGCCAGCTACACCCGTTGGAAAAGGATcagaaaatagttttccttCCCCAAAAG CTATACCAAATGGATTTGGTACCAGCCCACTCACTCCTTCAGCTCGAATATCTGCACTCAACATTGTGGGAGATCTGCTACGCAAAGTGGGG GCCTTAGAATCCAAATTAGCTGCTTGCAGGAATTTTGCAAAGGACCAGGCATCACGGAAATCCTACATTTCAGGGAATGTCAGCAGCGCCGTGATGAGCAGCAACGGCACAAAGTACCCACACCCGGGGCACACGTCCTTCTTCGACAAGGG GCGTGAGAAGGTCATATTCCCCACCTTGGTCATGG ggcagtga
- the NDEL1 gene encoding nuclear distribution protein nudE-like 1 isoform X3, whose product MDSEEIPTFSSPKEETAYWKELSLKYKQSFQEAREELAEFQEGSRELEAELEAQLVQAEQRNRDLQADNQRLKYEVETLKEKLEHQYAQSYKQVSLLEDDLSQTRAIKDQLHKYVRELEQANDDLERAKRATIVSLEDFEQRLNQAIERNAFLESELDDKESLLVSVQRLKDEARDLRQELAVRERQQEVTRKSAPSSPTLDCEKMDSAVQASLSLPATPVGKGSENSFPSPKAIPNGFGTSPLTPSARISALNIVGDLLRKVGALESKLAACRNFAKDQASRKSYISGNVSSAVMSSNGTKYPHPGHTSFFDKGAVNGFDQGPPGLGGSRPSSAPGMLPLSV is encoded by the exons ATGGACAGTGAAGAAATCCCTACTTTTTCGAGTCCAAAGGAGGAAACTGCATATTGGAAAGAGCTTTCCTTGAAGTACAAGCAAAG CTTCCAGGAGGCCCGTGAAGAGCTGGCTGAGTTccaggagggaagcagggagtTAGAGGCTGAGTTGGAGGCACAGCTAGTGCAAGCTGAGCAGAGGAACAGAGATTTGCAAGCAGATAACCAAAGACTGAAATATGAAGTGGAAACATTAAAG GAGAAACTGGAGCACCAGTACGCCCAGAGTTACAAGCAGGTGTCGTTGTTGGAGGATGACCTGAGCCAGACAAGGGCCATCAAAGATCAGCTGCACAAATAtgtgagggagctggagcaggccAACGATGACCTGGAACGTGCCAAGAG GGCAACAATAGTTTCATTGGAAGACTTTGAGCAAAGGCTGAACCAAGCTATTgagagaaatgcatttttagaaaGTGAACTGGATGACAAAGAGTCATTGCTGGTCTCTGTACAGAGATTAAAGGATGAAGCAAGAG ACCTACGGCAGGAGCTGGCTgtgagggaaaggcagcaggaggtgACCCGGAAATCAGCACCCAGCTCCCCCACTCTGGACTGTGAGAAGATGGATTCAGCTGTCCAGGCCTCTCTCTCCTTGCCAGCTACACCCGTTGGAAAAGGATcagaaaatagttttccttCCCCAAAAG CTATACCAAATGGATTTGGTACCAGCCCACTCACTCCTTCAGCTCGAATATCTGCACTCAACATTGTGGGAGATCTGCTACGCAAAGTGGGG GCCTTAGAATCCAAATTAGCTGCTTGCAGGAATTTTGCAAAGGACCAGGCATCACGGAAATCCTACATTTCAGGGAATGTCAGCAGCGCCGTGATGAGCAGCAACGGCACAAAGTACCCACACCCGGGGCACACGTCCTTCTTCGACAAGGG ggcagtgaACGGCTTTGACCAGGGGCCCCCCGGCCTGGGGGGCTCCCGACCGTCCTCGGCGCCGGGAATGCTCCCCCTGAGCGTATGA